In the genome of bacterium, the window CAGGCCGTTACTGGAGCCCGGCTGCCCGATCAGCAGGCGGTACGATGGCTCCAGGCACTTGACGTCGAACTCCACCGAGGCGTTCTCCATGCCCTCGGTGGCGTAGGCGAAGACCTTCAGGTCGTTGTAGTGCGTGGTCGCCACGGTGCGACAGCCGGCGGCGTGCAGCTCCTCCAGGATGGCCTGCCCCAGCGCCGCCCCCTCGGCCGGGTCCGTCCCCGCGCCCAGCTCATCGAGGAGGATGAGGCAGTTCATGGCTTGACGCGTGGGGCGGACCAAGCCAGGTGTGGGAGTGGTCACCGACCGCGACTGGGACGCGGGCCGGTCGCGGTCGGTGACCGCTCCCACGCCCCCGGGGGGGGCTCCCACGCCCTGGGATTTCGCTCCCACACCCCCGGATTCCGCCACGTCCGGCCCCACGCGGTGTCGGGCCGTCACGCGGCTCACGATCTTGATGATCTGGGTCATGTGCGAGCTGAACGTCGAGAGCGACTGCTCCAGGCTCTGCTCGTCGCCGATGTCCGCCCACACCGACTCGAAGACATGGATCTGCGAGCCGGGCTCGGCGGGGATGTGCAGGCCCGACTGCGCCATGAGCGTCAGCAGGCCCACCGTCTTGAGCGACACGGTTTTGCCGCCGGTGTTGGGGCCGGTGATGAGCAGCGTGTGGAACTGCTCGCCGATCCAGAAGTCAATCGGCACCACGTCCTGGCGCAGCAACGGGTGGCGCGCCTGCTTGAGGTTCACGACACCGTCTTCGCGGACGACCGGCTCGGTCGCGTTCATGCTACGCGACATGCGCCCGCAGGCATTGATGAAGTCGAAGAAGGAGAGGGTGTCCAGATCGCGCAGCAGGTCTGTCCCGGCGGCCCCGACCTGCGCCGACAGCTCCCGCAGCAGGCGCTTGATCTCGACGAGGATCTCGCTCGCGATCTCCCGCAGCTCATTGCCGATCTCGACGATCTCGAAGGGCTCGATGAACAGGGTCGCCCCGCTGTCGGAGCGGTCGTGGACGATGCCGCGCAGGTGGCTCTGGCGGTCGCTGCGCACCGGCAGGCAGAAGCGCCCCTCGCGCTGGACAATGATGGGGTCTTGCAGCACGTCGCTGGCGGCGGCCTGCCGCATGAGGCTATCCATGCGGTCTCGGGCGCGGCCCTCGAGGATCGCCTGGCGGTTGTAGAGACGGTCCATCTCGTCGGAGGCGTCGCGGCGCACTTCGCCGTCGTCATCCAGCGTCCGCTCGATCTGCTCGCGCAGGGCGCCCTGGTCGCTCAGTTGCGCGGCCTGGCGAGCCAGATCGGGGGCGAGGTCCTCGCCCTCGGCGAAGTACTCCCGCAGGCGGTCGGCGCAGTAGATGAGGTTGCCAACGGCGAGCAACTCGCCGCCGGACAGGGACGCCTGGGCCCGAGCGCGCTTGAGCGTGTCGGTCACATCGGTCAGGCCGCCCAGCGGCATGGAGCCATAGCGGCCGATGATGAAGGCAGCCTGGGAGGTGTCACGCTGACGGCGGCGGATCGCCGCGGCCTCGGTCTGCGGCTCGAGCTTCAGCGCCCGTGCCTTGCCCAGCGACGAGCCGGCTGCCTCGGCCAGCAGCGCGAGGACCTTGTCATATTCGAGAACTCGAAGAGTGCGGTCATCCATGGGAAAGAGGGTAAAGAGTCCAGGGTCAAGGGTAAGAGGGTAACGGCTACGGCCTACAGCTCCAGCCTCGTCTTGTGCAGGTCCAGCGCCGCCTGCAGGTAGTCATCCACGCGCGCCGCCGCGTCGGGGTGCACGTCCGGGGCGCCGGGGTCCGGCGCGATGGGGTCGTCGCCCAGCAGCGCCAGCGCGGTGTTCTCCACCCCGTGGGCCAGCGCGTCCAGGTTGTACCCGCCCTCCAGGCATACGCACAGCCGCCCCTCGCACAGCTCCGCGGCCAGCTCGCGGAGCCGCACAGTGAGGGCGTGGTACACGTCGGCGGTCAGCTCGTGGCTGGCCAGCGGGTCAGCGTAGTGCCCGTCGTAGCCGGCCGAGACGAGAATCAGCTCCGGCCGGTAGCGGCGCATGAGCGGCAGTATGACCTCGTCGAGGGCCAGAAGGTAGTGTCGATTCTGCGCGCCCCTTGGTAAGGGGAAGTTGACATTCTGCGCGATCCCGGCATCCACGCCGACCTCGTCCACCGTGCCGGTGCCGGGATAGATGTCCAGTTGGTGGATGGAGGCGTACAGCACGTCTCCCCGGTGGTAGAACATCTCCTGGATGCCGTTACCGTGGTGGACATCGTAGTCCACGATGGCCACGCGCTGCAGGCTGTGGCGCAGAGCGAACTCGGCCGCCAGGGCCACGTTGTTGAGGAAGCAGAACCCCATGGCCTGCGAGGGCCGGGCATGATGGCCCGGCGGGCGAACCAGGCACAGGGCGTTGTCCACCCCGCCCTCGAGCATGTCCTGCACGGCGCCCAGGCAGCTCCCGACGGCGGTGGTGGCGGCAGCCCAGGTCGCCCAGTTGGCGATGGTGTCGGCGTCGAACTGCCCGCCACCGCGCTGGGAGATGAACTGCAGCTCCTCCAGGTAGTCCTCATCATGCAGCCAGAGCAGCTGGTTCTCATCGGCAGGCTGGATGTCGAGCAGGTCCATCCGCTCCCACAAGCCGCTGCCCTGCAGGCGCGCGACAATGGCCTCCAGCCGCCGCCGATTCTCGACGTGCCAGGGCTCACCGTGTTCGAGGAAGAGGTCGTCGTAGACGAGGCCAGTGGTCATGGTGGACATGTGATCGCGCGCCCACGCGATGCTTTCTAACCTCCCGCTGCCTTGAGGGCTGCCTTCAGCGTCTTCAGCCCGATCGCCGCGTGCTCCCTGGCGTCCATCTTGAAGTCGAAGACCTCGATGCTCGCATACCGCTGGTAGTTGATGTCCAGCAGGGCCTTCATATAGGGCACGAAGTCCAGGTCGCCCAGACCGGGGGCCAGGCCGTTGTGGTCGTTGCAGTGGTAGTGGTACAGGCAGCAGGCCGTGTCGCGGATGGCCTGGGGCAGGTCAGTCTCCTCCTTGGTGCCGCTGTAGGTATCCAGGATGACGCCGACGTTGGGCAGGCCGATCTCCTGCACCATCTTCCGGGCCTCTTCGGCGCGGTAGATGAAGTTGTTGCCGGTGCCCACGTACAGCGGCTCGATGCAGACCTTGAAGTCCGCCTCCTGGCCCACCTTGCCCGCGGCCGCCATGGCCTCCTTGAACCACTCCCAGGCCTGTTCGAAGGTAACCCCCTCCTTGATGGCCCGCTGCTTGGGCGACCCGACGACCATCATCTGGCCCCCGATCTCCACGCCGAAGCGCACGAGGTCCTCGAAGTAGGCGACTGTGCGCGCACGGACGGCCGGATCCGGGTCGGTGCCGTGCAGGCCCGTGGGACCGATCAGCAGCCAGTGGATGCCGGCGACCTCGACCCCCGTGGCCGCCGAGGCGTCACGGATCTCCTGCTTCTGCTCGTCGGTGATGTTCTGCACCAGGTCGTTGAGCGTGAAGGGTGAGATCTCCATGCCGTCGAAGCCCAGCTCCGCCGCGGCCTCGAACTGCTTGCGGATGGTCCACTTCTCCTTGTCCTCGTAGAAGAAGATCTCGTTGCAGATAGCGAATTTCATGTGTCCTCCTGTAGCGGCGCCATTCATGGTGCCCGGTGACGCCCGCGGGCGCGATGAATCGCGCCACTACTGCTTCCGCTGTTCCAGCACCCGGAACGTATACAGAAACACAAAGCTGATGACCCCGGGCTGCCAGCCGACCAGCCCGCCCGTGGACACGTAGTACAGGCCGAAGGTGGCGGCGTGGCGGGTGAGGGCCAGGGCCACCAGGGCGGGGGGCAGCGGGCTGAGCAGGGCGACGACCAAACTGCCGGCGACCAGGCACAGCACGTGGGCTGCAGGGGAGGCCATCTCCGCCCCGCGGGACAGCCACCGGACCGCGTGCGCGGCCAGCATGCCGCCGATGAGCGCGCCGCAGAGCCATACGACCAGCAGTTCGCCCGGGTACAGGTGCGAGGCCGCAGTCAGCTCCGTGTGCCCAGTCCGCAGGGCCTCAGCCGACAGCCACACCAGCGGCGCGGCGGCTGCGAGGCCCACCACGGCCCCGAGTGCCAGTGCCACCAACTCCAGGCGCCCGAGCTTCCACCAGGGGGGAGGCTGGACCTGCGTGTCAGGGGTCATGGGAGCATGTTCGCCGCTCTGGCCTGTGAGCCCTTCACCAGGCGGAGATTGGCGCAGGGCGGCGCCCCCCGCACGGCGAAGGAGACGCCAGCCTGTCCTCAGCACACGGAGGGATGCCCGATGCGACGACTGCTGCTGCTCGCTGTGGTATTGCTGCCGTTGACTGTTGCGCACGCTCAGGGCAATCCGGTCACCAACGGCTCGTTCGAGGCCCTGGACGCCCAGGGCGCCCTGGTGGACTGGGAGTTGCTCGGGAAGGGCGAGGTCATCAACACCGCCCGCACCGGCCAGCAGGCGCTGCTGCTGGATCGCACTGCCGACGCCAAAGGTGAGACGGGCCTGAACCGCCGCTGGAAGATCAACTCCGGCGAGCAGGGCGCGATGCTGGCGGAGATGAAGGGCGGGCTGGAGTTCTGGTACCAGGCCCCCGCCATGGGCGAGAACACGCGCATGGTCGTGGGCATCATCCCCATGAGCGCCGCGCCGGTGGAGGGGACCGGCTCGGGCCGCGTGATGTACGAAGTGCCACGGGCCCACGTGGGGGACAAGCGGTGGCATCGGGGCCTGCTCAAGTACGACTTCACCGACAACGACAAGGTCAAGTGGCTGCACGTCGCCTCGCGCATCACCGGGGGCGAGGGGCAGCTCATTCTGGATGACATCCAGTGGATCGCCTCGGTCGGGCCGCTGCCGAAGGTGGACCAGATCACGCTGACTGAGGACAAGGGCAAGGCGGGGGAGGCCTGCGTGGTGCGGGCCCGGATCAGGAACGTGGGCGACCAACCCACCGCCGCCGGCCGCCTCTCGATCATCCTGCCCGACACCCTCAAGACGCCCGCGGGCGAGAGCTTCGACCTCCCCGCCACGCCGCCCGATGGCATCGCCTACCAGGAGTGGACGGTCACAGGGCTGCGCGACCGCCCCGACAAGATCAGGATCGCCATCACCATCGGGCCTGATGTTGTGAGCGAGGGGCGCCTCGACCTGGCCCCGAAGCTCGTGGTGGAGCAACTGCGGGCGGACCGGTTCGTCGTGGGGCCGGGTACTCCGAGCGTTCTCCGGCTGTTCATCAGGAACGAGGGCAACGTCGCGGTGTCAGGCGCGACGGCGCGGCTGCTGGACACGCCGGCGGCGCGCGAGTGTGTGGCCGCCCGCGAGCCCCATGATCTGCACCTGGTACGCCCCGGCGCGACCGTGGAAGCCAGCTGGATCGCCACGCCGACCAAGCTCACCTCGAGCCTCCGGTTCGCGGCCGAGGTCGTCAGTGGTGGCGAGGCCGTGGGCCAGGCCGCGGTGGAGTTGGTCTGCGCGCCGCCGCAGCCGGTGCTGCTGCCCTCGATCCCGCAGCAGGGCGCGTACGCGCAGGTGCGCGCCCCGTACGCGGTGGTCGGGAACCAGGGCATGCGTCTGGTCTTCGCGCGTGCCGCGGCGGTGCCTCTGGGGCCGGGCTGGCTGCAGGTCAACAGGGAGGGGAAGTGGCGGACGGTGGGCGTGCTGCCCCAACTCGGGTCTGTCGCGACGCAGCCGGCCAGCCAGGGCGAGGGGCGGCAACTCCTGCAGCCGACCGAGGTAAAGGCACAGAGTGAGGGCCAGGAGGCCAGCCTGGTCATCACCGGCAAGGCCCCGGATGGGTCAGCCGTGACGTGGGCGCTGACGTCCGAGCCGGGCGCCGACACGATCCGCTACGACCTGCGCCTCGTCGCCGGGAAGGACTCGAGTCTGTACGGCCTGCACGGGCCCATGCTGTACGTGGGCGAGGGGAGCGGGGGCAGCAAGAAGGCCGAGGCGGTCCTGCCGGGGCTGGAGTGGCTGACGCCCGAGGAGGAGTCGTCGTCCACGCTGGACATCGCCGCCAGCATGCCGCAGCGCTGGCGCTGGTGTCCGCCGCCGCATGCGGTGACGATCCCCTGCATGAGCATCAGCACCGACGGGACGACGGTCGGGCTGCTATGGGACCAGTTGCAGAAGATCACCGGTGAGGAGACGCGCCCGCGGGCGATCTTC includes:
- a CDS encoding histone deacetylase — encoded protein: MSTMTTGLVYDDLFLEHGEPWHVENRRRLEAIVARLQGSGLWERMDLLDIQPADENQLLWLHDEDYLEELQFISQRGGGQFDADTIANWATWAAATTAVGSCLGAVQDMLEGGVDNALCLVRPPGHHARPSQAMGFCFLNNVALAAEFALRHSLQRVAIVDYDVHHGNGIQEMFYHRGDVLYASIHQLDIYPGTGTVDEVGVDAGIAQNVNFPLPRGAQNRHYLLALDEVILPLMRRYRPELILVSAGYDGHYADPLASHELTADVYHALTVRLRELAAELCEGRLCVCLEGGYNLDALAHGVENTALALLGDDPIAPDPGAPDVHPDAAARVDDYLQAALDLHKTRLEL
- a CDS encoding sugar phosphate isomerase/epimerase, whose protein sequence is MKFAICNEIFFYEDKEKWTIRKQFEAAAELGFDGMEISPFTLNDLVQNITDEQKQEIRDASAATGVEVAGIHWLLIGPTGLHGTDPDPAVRARTVAYFEDLVRFGVEIGGQMMVVGSPKQRAIKEGVTFEQAWEWFKEAMAAAGKVGQEADFKVCIEPLYVGTGNNFIYRAEEARKMVQEIGLPNVGVILDTYSGTKEETDLPQAIRDTACCLYHYHCNDHNGLAPGLGDLDFVPYMKALLDINYQRYASIEVFDFKMDAREHAAIGLKTLKAALKAAGG